A window from Salinigranum halophilum encodes these proteins:
- a CDS encoding GNAT family N-acetyltransferase translates to MSGRTLAYRAVPDDDEHRPVYRRLLQYAFAPERGPDWDDDPHEQPAEFEPRGLYEPSSGVGDTAETDTETETPTASARPREATDVAPGGLVVASALVDFRMRIRGAFRPVGGVTAVASPPEHRRRGHVGTLLDHLHEELRERDVGVAALWPFSHAFYRRFDYGRTNDYVQFEFPPDALDSPAATPDEDGSFRRLAADDPADVEALAALHERSAPEPLALDRSPDWWRHRVFRTWTGERFVYGWGDTDDQELRAYLVYGFEEDDPGRTLAVTYWGAADDEAYRQLLTFLRNHDSQVSQVRLFAGDTSLLDRLSDPADDVTTTVKPGPMVRVVDVEAALSRLATPATDERVVLSVRDPRYDWNDDRFELSVDDGLTTCRRGGADGNVDVDIDIDISALSRVLVGARSAAVLARLGHVAGDADAVTQLDSLLPVESPAPYLREWF, encoded by the coding sequence ATGAGTGGCAGGACCCTGGCGTATCGCGCGGTCCCCGACGACGACGAGCACCGCCCCGTCTACCGCCGACTCCTCCAGTACGCGTTCGCTCCCGAGCGCGGCCCGGACTGGGACGACGACCCACACGAACAGCCCGCCGAGTTCGAACCGAGAGGGCTGTACGAACCCTCGAGCGGTGTGGGCGACACAGCCGAGACTGACACTGAGACTGAGACGCCGACTGCCTCCGCCCGCCCGCGTGAGGCGACCGACGTCGCTCCCGGCGGCCTCGTCGTCGCCAGCGCACTCGTCGACTTCCGGATGCGGATTCGGGGGGCGTTTCGCCCCGTCGGGGGTGTCACAGCCGTCGCATCGCCACCCGAACACCGCCGACGGGGACACGTCGGAACGCTCCTCGACCACCTCCACGAGGAACTCCGCGAGCGCGACGTAGGGGTCGCCGCCCTCTGGCCCTTCTCGCACGCCTTCTACCGGCGCTTCGACTACGGACGGACGAACGACTACGTCCAGTTCGAGTTCCCGCCGGACGCGCTCGATTCGCCGGCGGCGACACCCGACGAAGACGGGTCGTTTCGCCGACTCGCTGCCGACGACCCCGCGGACGTCGAGGCACTCGCCGCCCTGCACGAACGGAGTGCACCCGAACCGCTCGCACTCGACCGCTCCCCTGACTGGTGGCGACACCGCGTCTTCCGTACCTGGACAGGGGAGCGATTCGTCTACGGCTGGGGCGACACGGACGACCAGGAACTCCGGGCGTATCTCGTCTACGGGTTCGAGGAGGACGACCCGGGGCGGACCCTCGCCGTCACCTACTGGGGTGCGGCCGACGACGAAGCGTACCGACAGCTCCTCACCTTCCTGCGCAACCACGACTCACAGGTCTCGCAGGTCCGTCTCTTCGCGGGCGACACGAGCCTCCTCGACCGGCTCTCTGACCCCGCGGACGACGTGACGACGACGGTGAAGCCCGGCCCGATGGTCCGTGTCGTCGACGTGGAAGCGGCGCTTTCGCGACTGGCGACGCCGGCCACGGACGAGCGTGTCGTCCTCTCGGTTCGCGACCCCCGGTACGACTGGAACGACGACCGGTTCGAGCTGAGCGTCGACGACGGACTGACGACCTGCCGGCGGGGGGGCGCCGACGGGAACGTCGACGTCGACATCGACATCGACATCAGTGCACTGTCACGCGTCCTCGTGGGAGCCCGGTCCGCAGCGGTGCTCGCCAGACTCGGACACGTCGCTGGCGACGCCGACGCGGTCACACAGCTCGACTCCCTGCTTCCCGTCGAATCGCCAGCGCCGTACCTCAGAGAGTGGTTCTGA
- a CDS encoding sodium:calcium antiporter has protein sequence MPSLPLLIAFTVAGTALAWKGGDYLVNASERLGGHYGLPPVVQGAVIAAVGSSFPELSSTVIATLRYGAFEIGVGAVIGSAVYNILVIPAVSALAGEGQLASNRDLVYKEAQFYLLSLAVLLLAFTLAVLYYPVDATDARLDGQLTWLLALLPLTLYGLYVFIQYHDSVDYRRTATRTQVDVGRQWAILGGALLTILVGADLLVRAAVGFGELFGTSTFLWGLTVVAAGTSIPDTFVSVAAARVGNASMSLANVFGSNVFALLVALPAGVLAAGVVTVDLASVVPMMAFLIFASIAFFAILRTDMLLTTRESYVLLGLYLLFVCWLVAESLGVTGFLP, from the coding sequence GTGCCGAGTCTCCCGCTCCTGATCGCGTTCACCGTCGCCGGAACCGCGCTCGCGTGGAAGGGCGGCGACTACCTGGTCAACGCCTCCGAGCGGCTCGGCGGCCACTACGGCCTCCCGCCGGTCGTCCAGGGGGCGGTCATCGCCGCCGTCGGCTCGTCGTTCCCCGAACTGTCGAGCACCGTCATCGCGACCCTGCGGTACGGGGCGTTCGAGATCGGCGTCGGCGCGGTCATCGGTTCGGCGGTGTACAACATCCTCGTCATCCCCGCGGTGTCGGCGCTCGCCGGCGAGGGCCAGCTCGCCTCGAACCGTGACCTCGTCTACAAGGAGGCGCAGTTTTACCTCCTCTCGCTCGCGGTGTTGCTGCTGGCGTTCACGCTGGCCGTGCTGTACTACCCCGTCGACGCGACCGACGCGCGGCTCGACGGGCAGTTGACCTGGCTGCTCGCGCTGCTTCCGCTCACACTCTACGGGCTGTACGTGTTCATCCAGTACCACGACAGCGTCGACTACCGCCGGACCGCGACGCGGACGCAGGTCGACGTCGGCCGCCAGTGGGCGATTCTGGGGGGAGCGCTCCTCACCATCCTGGTCGGTGCCGACCTCCTGGTTCGCGCGGCGGTCGGCTTCGGCGAACTGTTCGGGACCTCCACGTTCCTCTGGGGACTGACCGTCGTCGCGGCCGGGACGTCCATCCCCGACACGTTCGTGTCCGTCGCGGCCGCGCGCGTCGGCAACGCCTCGATGAGCCTCGCGAACGTCTTCGGCTCGAACGTCTTCGCGCTCCTCGTCGCGCTCCCGGCCGGCGTGCTCGCCGCGGGCGTGGTCACGGTCGACCTCGCGAGCGTCGTCCCGATGATGGCGTTCCTCATCTTCGCCTCGATCGCCTTCTTCGCCATCCTCCGCACCGACATGCTGTTGACGACGCGCGAGTCGTACGTCCTGCTCGGGCTCTACCTGCTCTTCGTCTGCTGGCTTGTCGCCGAGAGCCTCGGAGTGACCGGGTTCCTCCCGTGA
- a CDS encoding PGF-CTERM sorting domain-containing protein: MTHDLSSGVTASGINVDFSDDAGDDTASDTFSITSDRAPGDPATVYLGEEDVDLTALPGVDAGSAATFTGESGDADGSTASVGNGAFADITEANNFQAGGYDSPGATGDADRELFVIEPQVTDLTIYSGAGTDGADVTDGSIVSDEDVITVESEWNFDTAEGVEVTIEDEDGLEVQSQLTSNTGSLVIGTSGENVELSGVDELDTGEYTVTVEGEDDLDGASRSATFTIRDEAQSISLSQSTVTQGDTAVATVTGTPGEYGLVRISADDLDDLDATDASAEDVFASTGDVEDRRGTDALTTDDEYVGAIVDLDDEGEAQVRIRSEFLDTTTVDVEFVELDAPNTDDANVEAGFDAGEDDSAELTVEEQSINITSAPSVVRIGEEFTIEGTAPESDDVKAYARIDQNYVPLVDEDDDLSEDDVDSNGEFSVEIDSGSEISLPDSYRIAIVADPVDDDGTDYLTDTDEISSDVYSEFDTKATTTVRTVEGDLTAQLSSSNIAADVGDEVTLSGSALGQGDAVRVYLIGPRGNFLDASGNSQAAESIDIDEEEFDEDYDAFTRRGQYTFIVVGQGRDGDYASDIGFGGDALRSDLTPQQAVEIINDEYTGAGVDDQIIELTLSAENPSLTIDDFTTDGQVAQGEVTISGTSNREDGTTVFIEVLGENENVIASDEAEVNGSTGEWSTTIDMSDVETGTYTLRADDDEASASLEFELVGDVSTPTEEPTPTEEPTEEPTEEMTEEPTEAPSDGTEEPTEEPTETSTSTPGFGVIVALVALIAAALLAFRRD, encoded by the coding sequence GTGACGCACGACCTCAGCAGCGGTGTCACGGCATCCGGCATCAACGTCGACTTCTCCGACGATGCTGGTGACGACACTGCCTCGGACACTTTCAGCATCACGTCCGATCGCGCACCGGGTGACCCCGCAACGGTCTACCTCGGTGAGGAAGACGTCGACCTGACGGCCCTGCCCGGCGTCGACGCCGGCAGCGCCGCGACGTTCACCGGCGAGTCCGGTGACGCCGACGGTTCGACGGCCAGCGTCGGCAACGGTGCCTTCGCTGACATCACCGAAGCGAACAACTTCCAGGCTGGCGGCTACGACTCGCCCGGCGCGACGGGCGACGCCGACCGCGAGCTCTTCGTTATCGAGCCCCAGGTCACCGACCTGACGATCTACTCCGGTGCCGGCACGGACGGCGCTGACGTCACGGACGGTTCCATCGTCTCTGACGAGGACGTCATCACCGTCGAGTCCGAGTGGAACTTCGACACGGCTGAAGGCGTCGAAGTCACCATCGAGGACGAGGACGGCCTCGAGGTTCAGTCGCAGCTGACCTCGAACACCGGCTCTCTCGTCATCGGTACCTCGGGCGAGAACGTTGAACTCTCCGGTGTCGACGAGCTCGACACGGGCGAGTACACGGTCACGGTCGAGGGTGAGGACGACCTCGACGGTGCGTCGCGCAGCGCGACGTTCACCATCCGCGACGAGGCCCAGTCCATCTCGCTGAGCCAGTCGACCGTCACCCAGGGCGACACGGCCGTCGCCACGGTCACCGGCACGCCCGGTGAGTACGGTCTCGTCCGCATCTCGGCTGACGACCTCGACGACCTCGACGCGACCGACGCGTCCGCCGAGGACGTCTTCGCCAGCACTGGCGACGTCGAAGACCGCCGCGGCACGGACGCGCTCACCACCGACGACGAATACGTCGGTGCTATCGTTGACCTCGACGACGAGGGTGAAGCGCAGGTCCGCATCCGCAGCGAGTTCCTCGACACCACGACCGTCGACGTTGAGTTCGTCGAACTCGACGCACCGAACACTGACGACGCTAACGTCGAAGCAGGGTTCGATGCCGGCGAGGACGACTCCGCCGAGCTGACGGTCGAAGAACAGTCGATCAACATCACGTCCGCCCCGAGCGTCGTCCGCATCGGTGAGGAGTTCACCATCGAGGGAACTGCTCCCGAGTCCGACGACGTGAAGGCGTACGCCCGCATCGACCAGAACTACGTCCCGCTCGTTGACGAGGACGACGACCTCTCCGAGGACGACGTCGACTCGAACGGCGAGTTCTCGGTCGAGATTGACTCCGGTAGCGAGATCAGCCTGCCTGACTCGTACCGCATCGCGATCGTCGCCGACCCTGTCGACGACGATGGCACGGACTACCTGACGGACACCGACGAGATCAGCTCGGACGTCTACAGCGAGTTCGACACGAAGGCGACGACGACAGTCCGCACCGTCGAGGGTGACCTCACGGCGCAGCTCTCGTCGAGCAACATCGCCGCAGACGTCGGTGACGAGGTCACGCTGTCGGGCAGCGCGCTCGGCCAGGGTGACGCAGTCCGCGTCTACCTCATCGGTCCGCGCGGTAACTTCCTCGACGCCAGCGGTAACTCGCAGGCAGCCGAGTCGATCGACATCGACGAGGAAGAGTTCGACGAGGACTACGACGCCTTCACGCGCCGTGGTCAGTACACGTTCATCGTCGTCGGCCAGGGCCGCGACGGTGACTACGCGTCCGACATCGGCTTCGGTGGCGACGCGCTCCGTTCGGACCTGACGCCGCAGCAGGCAGTCGAAATCATCAACGACGAGTACACGGGCGCCGGTGTCGATGACCAGATCATCGAGCTGACGCTCTCCGCAGAGAACCCGTCGCTGACCATCGACGACTTCACCACGGACGGGCAGGTCGCCCAGGGTGAGGTCACGATCTCGGGTACCTCGAACCGTGAGGACGGCACGACCGTCTTCATCGAGGTCCTCGGCGAGAACGAGAACGTCATCGCCTCGGACGAGGCTGAGGTCAACGGTTCGACCGGCGAATGGTCGACCACGATCGACATGTCTGACGTCGAAACCGGCACGTACACGCTGCGCGCCGATGACGACGAGGCATCCGCCTCGCTCGAGTTCGAGCTCGTTGGCGACGTGAGCACCCCGACTGAGGAGCCCACGCCGACCGAGGAGCCCACGGAAGAGCCGACTGAGGAGATGACCGAGGAGCCCACCGAGGCACCCTCGGACGGCACTGAGGAGCCCACGGAAGAGCCGACTGAGACCTCCACGTCGACGCCCGGCTTCGGCGTCATCGTGGCCCTCGTCGCGCTCATCGCCGCGGCACTCCTCGCCTTCCGCCGCGACTAA
- a CDS encoding DUF7827 domain-containing protein, with protein MHPSRGLVVAVCATLLVSVLSVATVPLAAAAPGTGFGVDAYEQQAGDVVALDLSVPSGSTVTLAVAGPAYDVEATVVDVDSDGFVVVRLNTFAAGWRSTERVAYEATGADRVAHVVRASPRRAVPLATGPYALELRGPIADRARLDLEAATFEAAVPRVAPRDAHPADSADVAALSPPNGTVAEGDWAVVTFHASGLGGVARLDEAPVTNLVYATESAANAESTHIVRHTLAANGSLSALTLDYDAGDGGIPDGLAGVSRATLDVGYDRDGDGAVDVDLTSAVSHVTLPRAGQVLVSFADAPPAVAGDTLVVRLPVTNPDGRGGDAVALTVDGRRTNGTLEYGLAGSGALGNGLDLRLTPVAPDGRVGAARAVSPAVHEVFVDDTRDTLSVVFDTAVLDRGTYAATLALTPSNPRVSTPQMLTTTFSVVERLVTLDRPAPSFVVDGSRVPVQVDTTLAPGSELTLHVSSGSTPGVLQVYVLTVGPDRTASVDVTLTDRLVGAEVRVVLRDDGHVVAGPHVGRPV; from the coding sequence ATGCACCCCTCCCGTGGCCTCGTCGTTGCCGTCTGTGCCACGCTCCTCGTGAGTGTGCTGTCCGTCGCGACGGTTCCGCTCGCCGCGGCCGCACCCGGAACCGGCTTCGGGGTCGACGCCTACGAACAGCAGGCGGGTGACGTCGTCGCGCTCGACCTGTCGGTTCCGAGCGGGTCGACCGTGACGCTCGCGGTCGCCGGGCCGGCCTACGACGTCGAAGCGACCGTCGTCGACGTCGACAGCGACGGGTTCGTCGTCGTCCGGTTGAACACGTTCGCGGCCGGGTGGCGGTCGACGGAACGAGTCGCCTACGAAGCCACCGGCGCAGACCGCGTCGCACACGTCGTCCGTGCGTCCCCGAGACGCGCGGTGCCGCTCGCGACGGGACCGTACGCTCTCGAACTGCGCGGACCCATCGCGGACCGCGCCCGACTCGACCTCGAGGCGGCCACGTTCGAGGCGGCCGTTCCGCGCGTGGCCCCACGCGACGCACATCCCGCCGACTCGGCGGACGTCGCGGCCCTCTCGCCCCCGAACGGGACGGTCGCCGAGGGCGACTGGGCGGTCGTGACGTTCCACGCGAGCGGGCTGGGCGGCGTCGCCCGCCTCGACGAGGCTCCGGTGACGAACCTCGTCTACGCGACAGAGAGCGCCGCGAACGCGGAGTCGACACACATCGTTCGACACACCCTCGCGGCGAACGGGTCGCTGTCGGCGCTCACACTGGATTACGACGCGGGCGACGGTGGGATTCCGGACGGTCTGGCCGGCGTCTCACGAGCGACCCTCGACGTCGGCTACGACCGCGACGGCGACGGCGCTGTGGACGTCGACCTCACGTCCGCCGTCTCGCACGTGACGCTCCCTCGCGCGGGACAGGTCCTGGTCTCGTTCGCCGACGCGCCGCCAGCGGTCGCCGGTGACACGCTCGTCGTCCGACTGCCGGTGACCAACCCCGACGGACGTGGTGGCGACGCCGTCGCACTCACCGTCGACGGACGGCGCACGAACGGAACCCTCGAGTACGGCCTCGCCGGCAGCGGCGCGCTCGGGAACGGGCTCGACCTCCGACTCACGCCCGTCGCGCCCGACGGTCGCGTCGGCGCGGCCCGAGCGGTGTCGCCCGCGGTCCACGAGGTGTTCGTCGACGACACCCGCGACACGCTCTCGGTGGTGTTCGACACCGCGGTCCTCGACCGTGGCACGTACGCGGCGACGCTCGCGCTGACCCCGTCGAACCCGCGTGTGAGCACGCCACAGATGCTCACGACCACGTTCAGCGTCGTCGAGCGACTGGTCACCCTCGACCGACCGGCGCCGTCGTTCGTCGTCGACGGCTCGAGGGTGCCCGTCCAGGTGGACACGACGCTCGCGCCCGGGAGCGAACTCACCCTGCACGTCTCCTCGGGGTCGACACCGGGGGTCCTGCAGGTGTACGTGCTGACGGTCGGGCCGGACCGGACCGCGTCCGTCGACGTCACGCTCACCGACCGACTCGTGGGCGCGGAGGTCCGGGTCGTCCTCCGTGACGACGGCCACGTCGTCGCCGGGCCACACGTCGGGCGACCCGTGTGA
- a CDS encoding beta strand repeat-containing protein, with protein sequence MTRSHSSVVAIVFVLVVATVGAAGVPAPVSAAATGVSATAVTPSTVTVGDATTLSFSATVEGVDTSDGTSGASVTLSFPDTVDLGGATVTNVVVGPNATSAAGTVDTDAGTVTVTWDDDTGVSDERLSLQVDVVDAVVTRTGESALSVDVDADAASGAELTVAVDPVTAVAPNSDRSVSETPATVYLGEQDVDVTRLDGVAPGGSSQQFYGANGNAEGTTARTADTLAVDVTAANGFVTGGYASSPAGDTVLSVVNPRVTDVALSPGATSSSVDVADGSIPRDTTQLTVSADYNFAAAENLTVTVEDEDGLDVTPQLTDAPTITTTGGSVTLDVSRLDAGSYNVTVEGADDLDNASRTVSVRLRDAEKVLSLSKTRVTRGESSIVSIAGAPGDVRYVRVDAEALREETVVNTPTARAVFDDTEAIQTIGADADAGVVYAVVTLDDDGLADVRLQTEPFAVGSVDVELTTGLDGPVEDDATLEVTDRALTVDALPTTAVGESVTVSGTAAESDRVKLYAAVGGSYRPLYETDGLAEVDVDSDGTWEVDVDTSRVVDIPGAYRVVAVGDADTMGSTASVDSETLRGFDVRGSASLTTVEGGLSLDSSRDTIAATGTDEFTLSGTAAGQSDRLRLYHVGPRGEADLTLVDERDGAFETEVSGVDTRGTHTYVVVGAGRDGQYAHAPDEPTVDALLSGRETPTAAVEIIRDAYTGAGVDDRVAVVAVQAVDEGLTISTPGAQVAPTAVAVTGQSTNEDGSTVVVELSGANVTRFAEASVTNGTWNATLDLSDVPTGTYQLSAETATVRESRRLTVTTTGGASSTSGSTATPSEEVAETTATDTPSDAQPTGTTEPVEPTGTAGGQSTTDTQLPGFGGGSVLGALTLVIAALVALTRRATE encoded by the coding sequence ATGACGAGGAGTCACAGCAGCGTGGTCGCCATCGTCTTCGTCCTCGTGGTAGCGACGGTCGGAGCCGCTGGTGTCCCGGCCCCCGTGAGCGCCGCGGCGACGGGCGTCTCCGCGACGGCTGTCACGCCGTCGACGGTGACTGTCGGGGACGCGACGACCCTCTCGTTCTCGGCGACTGTCGAGGGCGTCGACACCAGCGACGGGACGAGCGGGGCGAGCGTCACTCTCTCGTTCCCCGACACCGTCGACCTCGGCGGTGCGACGGTGACGAACGTCGTCGTCGGTCCCAACGCCACGAGCGCCGCGGGAACCGTCGACACCGACGCGGGGACGGTCACCGTCACCTGGGACGACGACACGGGTGTCTCCGACGAGCGCCTCTCGCTCCAGGTGGACGTCGTTGACGCCGTCGTCACCCGGACGGGCGAATCGGCACTCAGTGTCGACGTCGACGCTGACGCTGCCAGCGGTGCGGAACTGACGGTCGCCGTCGACCCCGTCACCGCCGTGGCTCCGAACAGTGACCGGAGCGTCTCCGAGACGCCCGCGACGGTGTATCTCGGCGAGCAGGACGTCGACGTGACCAGGCTCGACGGCGTGGCACCCGGGGGCAGCTCACAGCAGTTTTACGGAGCCAACGGGAACGCCGAGGGAACCACCGCCCGGACCGCGGACACGCTCGCGGTGGACGTGACCGCCGCGAACGGGTTCGTGACCGGGGGCTACGCGTCCTCGCCGGCCGGGGACACGGTGTTGTCCGTCGTTAACCCGCGTGTGACGGACGTCGCACTGTCTCCGGGGGCGACTTCGTCGAGCGTCGACGTCGCCGACGGCTCGATTCCCCGAGACACCACACAACTGACCGTCTCCGCCGACTACAACTTCGCCGCCGCGGAGAACCTGACCGTCACTGTCGAGGACGAGGACGGGCTGGACGTCACGCCTCAGCTCACCGACGCGCCGACCATCACGACGACAGGGGGGAGCGTGACACTGGACGTCTCGAGACTCGACGCCGGAAGCTACAACGTGACGGTGGAGGGGGCCGACGACCTCGACAACGCCTCCCGGACGGTCTCGGTCCGCCTCCGTGACGCGGAGAAGGTCCTGTCGCTCTCGAAGACACGCGTCACTCGCGGTGAGAGCAGCATCGTCTCGATCGCCGGGGCACCCGGCGACGTCAGGTACGTCCGCGTCGACGCGGAGGCGTTGCGCGAGGAGACGGTGGTCAACACGCCGACGGCACGCGCCGTCTTCGACGACACCGAAGCCATCCAGACGATCGGTGCCGACGCCGACGCGGGTGTCGTGTACGCCGTCGTCACCCTCGACGACGACGGGCTCGCCGACGTCCGGCTTCAGACCGAGCCGTTCGCCGTCGGGTCCGTCGACGTCGAACTCACGACCGGACTCGACGGTCCCGTCGAGGACGACGCCACACTGGAAGTCACCGACCGGGCGTTGACGGTCGACGCGCTTCCGACGACGGCCGTCGGCGAGTCCGTCACCGTCTCCGGAACCGCCGCAGAGAGCGACCGGGTCAAGCTGTACGCCGCCGTCGGAGGGTCGTACCGTCCGCTGTACGAGACGGACGGGCTCGCCGAGGTGGACGTCGACAGCGACGGAACGTGGGAGGTCGACGTCGACACCTCGCGTGTCGTCGACATCCCCGGGGCCTACCGCGTCGTCGCCGTCGGCGACGCCGACACCATGGGGTCGACGGCGTCGGTCGACAGCGAGACGCTCCGTGGGTTCGACGTGCGGGGGTCCGCCTCGCTGACCACCGTCGAGGGTGGCCTCTCGCTCGACTCGTCGCGAGACACTATCGCCGCGACCGGGACGGACGAGTTCACCCTCTCCGGGACGGCCGCCGGTCAGTCGGACCGACTCCGACTCTACCACGTCGGGCCGCGAGGCGAAGCGGACCTGACGCTCGTCGACGAACGCGACGGCGCGTTCGAAACGGAGGTCTCCGGGGTCGACACGCGCGGGACGCACACGTATGTCGTTGTCGGAGCGGGTCGCGACGGACAGTACGCACACGCGCCCGACGAGCCGACCGTCGACGCACTCCTCTCGGGGCGCGAGACACCCACCGCGGCCGTCGAGATAATCCGCGACGCCTACACGGGGGCGGGAGTGGACGACCGGGTCGCCGTCGTGGCGGTACAGGCTGTCGACGAGGGACTCACGATATCGACGCCCGGGGCGCAGGTCGCGCCGACGGCGGTCGCCGTCACCGGACAGTCGACGAACGAGGACGGCTCGACGGTGGTCGTCGAACTCAGCGGGGCGAACGTGACCCGGTTCGCCGAGGCGTCGGTGACGAACGGGACGTGGAACGCGACGCTCGACCTCAGCGACGTCCCGACGGGCACGTACCAGCTCTCCGCGGAGACCGCGACGGTCCGCGAGTCACGTCGGCTGACGGTCACCACGACGGGTGGTGCGTCGTCGACGTCGGGCTCCACGGCCACACCGAGCGAGGAGGTGGCGGAGACGACTGCCACGGACACGCCGTCGGATGCACAACCGACCGGGACGACCGAGCCCGTCGAGCCGACCGGCACGGCGGGCGGGCAGTCGACGACGGACACTCAGCTCCCCGGGTTCGGCGGGGGCAGCGTCCTGGGGGCACTCACGCTCGTCATCGCCGCGCTCGTCGCACTGACCCGACGCGCGACGGAGTGA
- a CDS encoding DUF5815 family protein — translation MSEPRVPGGRGAELDLPCGRTRRVRSIDLGMREFECPCGESHATVMDVHPPERFLPEFLVEVLREAIETTSDEMPEFGTPHLMALVKEEFPEQVVSVDVSDDGEVGAGIVWVTDFRSRRLHEVIVELVVELMEHAVSHAEDDSLLPEFEAQMLDFDVSEFVDQYRAERDLSEEDAYV, via the coding sequence ATGAGCGAACCGCGCGTCCCCGGCGGTCGTGGGGCGGAACTCGACCTTCCCTGTGGACGGACCCGGCGTGTTCGAAGCATCGACCTGGGTATGCGGGAGTTCGAATGCCCGTGTGGCGAGTCGCACGCGACGGTGATGGACGTCCACCCGCCCGAACGGTTCCTCCCGGAGTTCCTCGTCGAGGTCCTCCGCGAGGCCATCGAGACGACGAGCGACGAGATGCCCGAGTTCGGCACACCGCATCTGATGGCGCTCGTGAAAGAGGAGTTCCCCGAGCAGGTGGTCTCCGTCGACGTCAGCGACGACGGCGAGGTCGGTGCCGGAATCGTCTGGGTGACCGACTTCCGTTCGCGCCGACTCCACGAGGTCATCGTCGAACTCGTCGTCGAACTGATGGAACACGCCGTCAGTCACGCGGAAGACGACTCCCTGTTACCCGAATTCGAGGCGCAAATGCTGGATTTCGACGTTTCGGAGTTCGTAGACCAGTACCGCGCGGAGCGGGACCTCTCTGAAGAGGACGCGTACGTCTGA
- a CDS encoding DUF7096 domain-containing protein — MRRSLSTLCALLVVVAALPVSTPLVGATDTGGAEPLQQTAQVQPIAGQNTTSVLLLTGEPTSGYAQSTMDLAPAVSATHGAVGIQLRERIVRERLRDASTVDRRRQVLRQETERLAAEVEALERTERQALAQYERGDISVSDLLRTLAAVDAEARQAEQLVALLQDEVSQVQFLSATETRLQSLQVELATLRGPVREHARAVFRGEAASTRIHVSVAGEAVALATIRGNTYIREANDPSNIDSTTSDGFATENEVIDRIGALYPWAWTGDTSSVRTYTNFENGFYRINVDHTHGQLTSYLDGSTQNVFSEIQYKSLSRMPTGQPTAAEANGTTLRVNQSFGGGPVQVVAQETATGAPVDGTVYVDGERVGRTSGGQRWFVGPTSQYEVTLETDAGNVTATAQPVG, encoded by the coding sequence ATGCGTCGGTCCCTCAGCACACTCTGTGCCCTCCTCGTCGTCGTCGCCGCCCTCCCGGTGTCGACCCCGCTCGTCGGCGCCACGGACACTGGCGGGGCGGAGCCACTCCAGCAGACCGCACAGGTCCAGCCCATCGCCGGGCAGAACACCACGAGCGTCCTGCTCCTGACCGGCGAGCCCACGTCGGGGTACGCCCAGTCGACGATGGACCTCGCACCAGCAGTCAGCGCGACTCACGGTGCCGTCGGCATCCAACTCCGGGAGCGAATCGTCCGTGAACGCCTCAGGGACGCCTCGACGGTCGACCGGCGTCGGCAGGTGCTCCGACAGGAGACCGAGCGTCTCGCCGCGGAGGTCGAAGCGCTCGAACGCACCGAGCGACAGGCACTCGCCCAGTACGAACGCGGTGACATCTCCGTCAGTGACCTCCTTCGGACGCTCGCGGCCGTCGACGCCGAGGCCCGGCAGGCAGAACAGCTCGTCGCACTGCTCCAAGACGAGGTCTCACAGGTGCAGTTCCTCTCAGCGACAGAGACCCGTCTCCAGTCCCTGCAGGTCGAACTGGCGACGCTTCGCGGTCCCGTCCGTGAACACGCGCGTGCGGTCTTCCGCGGCGAGGCGGCGTCCACCCGCATTCACGTCTCCGTCGCCGGCGAGGCGGTCGCGCTGGCCACCATCCGCGGAAACACCTACATCAGGGAGGCGAACGACCCGTCGAACATCGACTCGACCACCTCAGACGGCTTCGCCACGGAGAACGAAGTCATCGACCGCATCGGGGCGCTGTACCCGTGGGCGTGGACGGGCGACACCTCCTCGGTGCGGACCTACACCAACTTCGAGAACGGCTTCTACCGGATCAACGTCGACCACACCCACGGCCAGCTGACGAGCTACCTCGACGGGAGCACCCAGAACGTCTTCAGCGAGATCCAGTACAAGTCGCTGAGCCGGATGCCGACCGGCCAACCGACCGCCGCGGAAGCGAACGGGACGACGCTCCGAGTGAACCAGAGCTTCGGCGGTGGCCCGGTGCAGGTCGTCGCACAGGAGACGGCGACCGGAGCGCCCGTCGACGGCACCGTCTACGTCGACGGCGAACGCGTCGGACGGACGAGCGGCGGCCAACGCTGGTTCGTCGGCCCGACGAGTCAGTACGAGGTGACGCTCGAGACCGACGCGGGCAACGTCACCGCCACGGCCCAGCCAGTCGGTTGA